The following proteins are co-located in the Rhodococcus opacus B4 genome:
- the rpmH gene encoding 50S ribosomal protein L34 — MAKGKRTFQPNNRRRARVHGFRLRMRTRAGRAIVSARRRKGRESLTA; from the coding sequence GTGGCCAAGGGCAAGCGGACGTTCCAGCCGAACAACCGACGCCGCGCGCGCGTTCACGGCTTCCGTCTTCGTATGCGGACCCGTGCGGGTCGTGCAATCGTTTCGGCGCGTCGCCGTAAGGGCCGCGAATCCCTCACCGCCTGA
- the yidD gene encoding membrane protein insertion efficiency factor YidD — protein sequence MKSALHESRADTAEGTSSASSAWKSVRALPARTLIFFIELYRTYVSPLRMPTCRFMPTCSEYAVESLRTHGTIKGLLLTVVRLAKCAPWHPGGWDPVPARHDRHAGSRRCCPANVDEQRST from the coding sequence ATGAAAAGCGCACTCCACGAGTCGCGCGCCGACACGGCCGAGGGCACCTCCTCGGCCTCTTCCGCGTGGAAGTCGGTCCGTGCGTTACCGGCGCGCACTCTCATTTTCTTCATCGAGCTCTACCGGACGTATGTGTCGCCCCTGAGGATGCCGACCTGCCGGTTCATGCCGACCTGTAGCGAGTACGCGGTGGAATCCCTGCGTACCCACGGGACGATCAAAGGCCTTCTTTTGACGGTGGTTCGGTTGGCGAAGTGTGCCCCCTGGCACCCTGGAGGGTGGGACCCGGTCCCTGCCCGTCACGACCGTCATGCGGGTAGCCGTCGTTGCTGTCCGGCGAACGTGGACGAACAGAGGAGTACATAG
- the rnpA gene encoding ribonuclease P protein component: MLPEPHRLRRHSDFSLTVRRGRRMGRRDLVVHAFDRAQADELVSSGGPRFGLVVSKAVGPAVIRHRVARRLRHICIDLVDSVPRGTDVVIRALPGAATASSRDLEKQLRAGLLRLDLLAPVSNST; encoded by the coding sequence GTGTTGCCTGAGCCGCACCGATTGCGTCGTCATTCAGATTTTTCGTTGACTGTGCGACGTGGTCGTCGGATGGGAAGACGCGACCTGGTTGTGCACGCTTTCGACCGTGCGCAGGCAGATGAGCTGGTGAGTAGCGGCGGTCCGCGATTCGGACTGGTTGTGAGTAAGGCTGTCGGGCCGGCGGTGATTCGACATCGAGTCGCACGCCGGCTTCGTCATATCTGCATCGACCTCGTGGATTCGGTTCCACGGGGAACCGATGTGGTGATTCGCGCTCTTCCGGGAGCTGCGACTGCAAGTAGCCGGGACCTGGAGAAGCAACTCCGTGCAGGTCTCCTTCGATTGGACCTTCTTGCGCCCGTGAGTAACTCCACATGA
- the dnaN gene encoding DNA polymerase III subunit beta, with protein MELGSLKFRVSREEFADSVAWVARSLPSRPPVPVLGGVLLDATEQGLTVSGFDYEVSAQVRVAAEVGSAGQVLVSGKLLADITKSLPNKPVDVTLEGTRVLITCGSAKFSLPTMPVEDYPQLPQLPQQTGSIPADVFSEAISQVAVAAGKDDTLPMLTGIRVEIERNAIVLAATDRFRLAVRELEWSPANPDTTAAVLIPAKTLSESAKTLAGDATSPVELALGSGSAVGNDGLLGIVNDGRRTTTRLLDAEFPKFRQLLPSEHTALATVEIAPLVEAIKRVALVAERGAQVRLQFSTEGLLLSAGGDDAGRAEEGLNAVFQGESLTIAFNPGYLIDGLSSLHSEQVLFGFTTPSRPAVLRPATEEEIEPDDSGNFAAPESAYTYLLMPVRLPG; from the coding sequence ATGGAGCTTGGAAGCCTGAAGTTTCGTGTCTCCCGGGAAGAATTCGCTGATTCAGTGGCATGGGTCGCTCGCAGTCTGCCGTCGCGGCCTCCGGTGCCGGTTCTGGGCGGTGTCCTCCTGGATGCGACCGAGCAGGGGCTGACGGTTTCGGGGTTCGACTACGAGGTATCGGCGCAGGTCAGGGTTGCGGCCGAGGTGGGTAGCGCCGGTCAGGTCCTGGTCTCGGGCAAGCTGCTCGCCGACATCACGAAGTCGCTTCCCAACAAGCCCGTCGACGTGACGCTCGAGGGCACCCGTGTGCTGATCACCTGCGGTAGCGCCAAGTTCTCCCTGCCCACCATGCCGGTCGAGGACTATCCCCAGCTTCCGCAGTTGCCGCAGCAGACCGGATCGATCCCCGCCGACGTGTTCTCCGAGGCGATCAGTCAGGTGGCGGTCGCGGCGGGCAAGGACGACACCCTGCCGATGCTGACGGGTATCCGGGTCGAGATCGAGCGCAACGCGATCGTGCTCGCGGCCACCGACCGGTTCCGTCTCGCGGTCCGTGAACTCGAGTGGTCGCCGGCGAACCCCGACACCACCGCGGCCGTCCTCATCCCCGCCAAGACCCTGTCCGAGTCGGCGAAAACGCTTGCGGGCGATGCCACTTCACCGGTCGAGCTGGCTCTCGGATCGGGTTCCGCGGTCGGAAACGACGGCCTCCTCGGCATCGTCAACGACGGCCGTCGCACCACCACCCGGCTGCTGGACGCCGAGTTCCCGAAGTTCCGGCAGCTGCTGCCGTCCGAGCACACCGCGCTGGCCACCGTGGAGATCGCTCCGCTCGTCGAGGCCATCAAGCGTGTCGCCCTCGTCGCCGAGCGCGGCGCGCAGGTCCGCCTGCAGTTCTCCACCGAGGGGCTGCTCCTCTCCGCCGGTGGTGACGATGCCGGTCGCGCCGAGGAAGGCTTGAACGCGGTGTTCCAGGGTGAGTCGCTCACCATCGCCTTCAACCCCGGCTACCTGATCGACGGGCTGTCCTCGCTGCACAGCGAGCAGGTGCTGTTCGGTTTCACGACCCCCAGCCGTCCCGCGGTGCTGCGTCCGGCCACCGAGGAAGAGATCGAACCCGACGATTCCGGAAACTTCGCTGCGCCGGAGAGCGCGTACACGTACCTGCTGATGCCGGTGCGTCTGCCGGGCTGA
- the yidC gene encoding membrane protein insertase YidC has product MLDFIYYPVSGILWVWHKVFGAIPFLGPDSGITWALSVVFLVFTLRAVLYKPFVKQVRTTRQMQELQPQIKALQKKYSGDRQRQAVEMQKLQKEHGFNPIMGCLPVLAQAPVFIGLFHVLRSFNRTGTGIGQLGMSVEANANTPNYFFSVEDVQSFLSARLFGAPISAWITMPKAQLDAFAAYGPIPTVLNIAVVAVPLMIIASIATHFNSRASVARQSPEAAANPQSAIMNKLALWVFPLGVLVGGPFLPIAILLYWVSNNIWTYGQQHIVFRRIDAEEEEKKQAAIARRADNAPKPGARPDLTKKKKKSATATDGSSSDNEPEIVEGVVEGDVSDQPSGDGSASKPKPGARPQSNRGKSPKRKRR; this is encoded by the coding sequence GTGCTCGACTTCATTTACTATCCGGTGTCCGGGATCCTGTGGGTCTGGCACAAGGTTTTCGGTGCCATTCCCTTCCTGGGTCCGGACAGCGGCATCACGTGGGCGCTCTCCGTGGTGTTCCTTGTGTTCACGCTGCGTGCCGTGCTGTACAAGCCGTTCGTCAAGCAGGTCCGCACGACGCGCCAGATGCAGGAACTTCAGCCGCAGATCAAGGCTCTGCAGAAGAAGTACTCGGGTGACCGGCAGCGTCAGGCTGTCGAGATGCAGAAGCTCCAGAAGGAGCACGGGTTCAACCCGATCATGGGCTGCCTCCCGGTTCTCGCGCAGGCGCCGGTCTTCATCGGCCTGTTTCACGTGCTTCGCTCGTTCAACCGCACCGGCACCGGTATCGGTCAGCTCGGCATGTCGGTCGAGGCCAACGCGAACACCCCGAACTACTTCTTCAGCGTCGAGGACGTGCAGTCCTTCCTGAGTGCCCGACTGTTCGGTGCCCCGATCTCGGCTTGGATCACCATGCCGAAGGCGCAGCTCGACGCGTTCGCCGCATACGGTCCCATTCCCACGGTGCTGAACATCGCCGTCGTCGCGGTGCCGCTGATGATCATCGCCAGCATCGCGACCCACTTCAACTCGCGTGCCTCCGTCGCGCGTCAGAGTCCCGAAGCCGCCGCGAACCCGCAATCGGCGATCATGAACAAGCTCGCGCTGTGGGTCTTCCCGCTCGGTGTGCTCGTCGGTGGTCCGTTCCTCCCCATCGCGATCCTCCTGTACTGGGTGAGTAACAACATCTGGACGTACGGGCAGCAGCACATCGTCTTCCGTCGTATCGACGCGGAAGAGGAGGAGAAGAAGCAGGCTGCCATCGCACGCCGGGCGGACAACGCTCCGAAGCCCGGCGCACGGCCCGATCTCACCAAGAAAAAGAAGAAGTCCGCGACCGCAACGGACGGTTCTTCCTCCGACAACGAACCGGAGATCGTGGAGGGCGTCGTCGAAGGCGACGTCTCCGATCAGCCGAGCGGTGACGGTTCGGCGTCGAAGCCGAAGCCCGGTGCCCGCCCCCAGTCCAATCGCGGAAAGTCCCCCAAGCGCAAGCGGCGCTGA
- the dnaA gene encoding chromosomal replication initiator protein DnaA, with protein sequence MNDDPNALARIWIDVVADLTSDSPGGDLPPLTRGQKAWLALVKPLTLAQGFALLSVPSPFAQEAIERDLREPILHALGRHLGEQVEGLGVRIAAPVDDEPESEAPSRERRPDPEPVHTPRHLEPSVTSSGTFRRRRFGSGDDQPYSDTTDFEEVDDDSEALASVHESWPSYFTKPPAGPAPAATGGNSLNAKYTFDTFVIGSSNRFAHAAAVAIAEAPARAYNPLFIWGASGLGKTHLLHAAGHYAQRLFPGMRVKYVSTEEFTNDFINSLRDDRKVAFKRRYRETDVLLVDDIQFIEGKEGIQEEFFHTFNTLHNANKQIVVSSDRPPKQLATLEERLRTRFEWGLITDVQPPELETRIAILSKKARMDRLEVPDDVLELIASRIERNIRELEGALIRVTAFASLNRQPLDLTLAEVVLRDLMPDSSSLEINAATIMAVTAEYFNMSIDDLCGPGKARPLASARQISMYLCRELTDLSLPKIGQTFGRDHTTVMYADKKIRKEMTERRKVYDQVQELTARIKQRSKR encoded by the coding sequence GTGAACGACGATCCGAATGCGCTCGCACGGATCTGGATCGACGTCGTCGCCGACCTCACATCCGATTCGCCGGGCGGCGATCTGCCGCCGTTGACGAGGGGACAGAAGGCGTGGTTGGCGCTCGTCAAACCGCTGACGCTCGCACAGGGCTTCGCGCTCCTGTCCGTTCCGTCGCCCTTCGCGCAGGAAGCGATCGAACGGGATCTGCGTGAGCCGATCCTCCACGCACTCGGCCGGCATCTCGGTGAGCAGGTCGAGGGTCTCGGTGTGCGCATCGCCGCCCCGGTCGACGACGAACCCGAATCCGAGGCCCCGAGCCGAGAGCGCAGGCCCGACCCGGAACCTGTGCACACCCCTCGCCATCTCGAGCCCTCCGTCACCAGTTCCGGGACGTTCCGCAGGCGCCGCTTCGGCTCCGGTGACGACCAGCCCTACTCGGACACCACGGACTTCGAGGAGGTCGACGACGACAGCGAGGCACTCGCCAGCGTCCACGAATCCTGGCCGTCGTACTTCACGAAGCCGCCCGCGGGCCCCGCACCTGCGGCGACGGGCGGAAACAGCCTCAACGCGAAGTACACGTTCGATACGTTCGTGATCGGCTCGTCCAACCGGTTCGCCCACGCCGCCGCGGTCGCCATCGCCGAGGCACCGGCGCGCGCGTACAACCCGTTGTTCATCTGGGGAGCGTCCGGCCTCGGCAAGACGCACCTGTTGCACGCCGCGGGCCACTACGCCCAGCGCCTCTTCCCGGGCATGCGCGTCAAGTACGTCTCCACCGAGGAATTCACCAACGACTTCATCAACAGCCTCCGCGACGACCGCAAGGTGGCGTTCAAACGCCGCTACCGCGAGACCGACGTCCTGCTGGTGGACGACATCCAGTTCATCGAGGGCAAGGAAGGTATCCAGGAGGAGTTCTTCCACACCTTCAACACCCTGCACAACGCGAACAAGCAGATCGTCGTCTCCTCCGACCGGCCGCCGAAGCAACTGGCGACACTCGAGGAACGCCTGCGCACCCGGTTCGAATGGGGCCTGATCACCGACGTTCAGCCCCCCGAACTCGAGACCCGCATCGCCATCCTCAGCAAGAAGGCCCGAATGGACCGGCTCGAGGTGCCCGACGACGTCCTCGAGTTGATCGCGTCCCGGATCGAACGCAACATCCGGGAGCTCGAGGGTGCCCTCATCCGCGTGACGGCGTTCGCGTCCCTGAACAGGCAACCCCTGGACCTCACGCTCGCCGAGGTCGTGCTGCGCGACCTGATGCCCGACTCGTCCAGCCTCGAGATCAATGCGGCGACGATCATGGCGGTCACCGCGGAGTACTTCAACATGTCGATCGACGACCTCTGCGGGCCCGGCAAGGCGCGTCCGCTGGCGTCCGCCCGCCAGATCTCCATGTACCTGTGCCGGGAGCTGACCGATCTGTCCCTGCCGAAGATCGGGCAGACGTTCGGCCGCGACCACACCACCGTCATGTACGCGGACAAGAAGATTCGCAAGGAGATGACGGAGCGGCGGAAGGTTTACGACCAGGTCCAGGAGCTCACGGCCCGGATCAAGCAGCGATCGAAGAGGTAG
- a CDS encoding protein jag — MASEPDIAVDGDETDVTAPTQNPDTEVDSDSDDYLIEEGEIAGDYLEQLLDVLDFDGDIDLDVEGDRAVVSIDGGDDLTKLVGRKGEVLDALQELTRLAVQQATGERSRLMLDIAGWRAGRRAELTELGSSAARRVLESGEREELAPMTPFERKIVHDAVAKVDGVSSESEGAEPSRRVVVIKD; from the coding sequence ATGGCTAGTGAGCCTGACATCGCAGTGGACGGAGATGAGACAGACGTGACTGCACCGACGCAGAACCCGGACACCGAGGTGGATTCCGATTCTGACGACTACCTGATCGAGGAAGGGGAAATCGCCGGCGACTACCTGGAGCAGTTGCTCGACGTACTCGACTTCGACGGCGACATCGACCTGGACGTCGAGGGCGACCGCGCTGTTGTCAGCATCGACGGTGGGGACGATCTCACCAAGTTGGTCGGGCGCAAGGGCGAGGTGCTGGACGCACTGCAGGAACTGACTCGCCTCGCCGTGCAGCAGGCGACGGGCGAGCGCAGCCGGCTGATGCTGGACATCGCCGGATGGCGTGCCGGCCGTCGCGCCGAACTGACCGAGCTGGGTTCCTCGGCAGCACGTCGCGTGCTCGAGAGCGGCGAACGCGAGGAGCTCGCTCCGATGACGCCGTTCGAGCGCAAGATCGTTCACGACGCAGTCGCGAAGGTCGACGGTGTATCGAGCGAGAGCGAAGGCGCCGAGCCGTCGCGTCGCGTGGTCGTCATCAAGGACTGA